A DNA window from Candidatus Roseilinea sp. contains the following coding sequences:
- the fusA gene encoding elongation factor G: MAKEYPLEKVRNIGIIAHIDAGKTTTSERILYYTGRTYKIGEVHEGAATMDYMEQEQERGITITAAATVCYWRDYQINLIDTPGHIDFTAEVQRSLRVLDGGVVVFDGVAGVEPQSETVWRQADKYGVPRICFVNKLDRTGASLERCVQMIVDRLAAKPLVMQIPVGIEADFSGIIDLIEMKYYTFEGEKGAQVVAHEVPAAYLEAARAAREKLIETVAEADDGLLEKYLAGETPTVDELKPAIRRGTIARKFFPVFCGSALKNKGVQLVLDAVCDYLPSPLDIPPQEAINPKTGETVIRRADPKEPFAALVFKVITDPTGMGKLSFFRVYSGRVNQGDTVLNSTKGKTERMARLYQMHANKREPITEVTAGNIGVSQGLKEAITGDTLCDPNNPVLLEAISFPEPVVKLAIEPKTVADQDRLSKALKALSDEDPTLHVATDEETGQTTLAGMGELHLEVIVDRMKREYNVDVRVGRPMVAYRETITRPAKQRTVFKRQSGGKGQYGDVAIEIEPSEKGKGFIFLNEIVGGAIPKEYIPAVERGIREALESGVIAGYPVVDVTVHLVDGSFHEVDSSEMAFKIAGSMAIKEAVQKAGGVILEPMMRVEVVVPDEFTGTVVGDLNARRGLINAIEQRGNAQAIRAHVPLAEMFGYATDLRGMTQGRGQFVMEFDHYAELPKNLADELIHGKATSKDGKK; this comes from the coding sequence ATGGCTAAGGAATATCCACTCGAGAAAGTTCGGAATATCGGGATCATTGCGCATATTGACGCGGGCAAAACGACCACGTCTGAGCGCATCCTGTATTACACCGGCAGGACCTACAAGATCGGTGAGGTGCATGAAGGCGCTGCGACCATGGACTACATGGAGCAAGAGCAAGAGCGCGGCATCACCATCACGGCGGCGGCCACCGTATGTTATTGGCGGGATTATCAGATCAACCTGATTGACACGCCGGGGCACATTGACTTCACCGCCGAAGTACAGCGCAGCTTGCGCGTGCTCGATGGTGGCGTGGTCGTGTTTGACGGCGTCGCCGGCGTCGAGCCGCAGTCGGAGACGGTGTGGCGTCAAGCCGACAAGTACGGCGTCCCCCGCATCTGCTTCGTCAACAAGCTCGACCGCACTGGCGCTAGCCTGGAGCGCTGCGTGCAGATGATCGTGGATCGCCTCGCTGCCAAGCCGCTGGTCATGCAGATACCCGTGGGTATCGAAGCCGACTTCAGCGGCATCATTGACCTGATCGAGATGAAGTACTACACCTTCGAGGGCGAGAAAGGCGCTCAGGTGGTTGCGCATGAGGTGCCGGCGGCGTATCTCGAGGCGGCGCGCGCGGCGCGCGAAAAGCTGATCGAGACGGTCGCGGAGGCTGATGATGGGTTGCTGGAGAAGTATCTCGCCGGCGAAACGCCGACCGTTGACGAGCTGAAGCCCGCTATTCGCCGCGGCACCATCGCGCGCAAATTCTTCCCGGTCTTCTGCGGCTCGGCCTTAAAGAACAAAGGGGTTCAACTGGTCCTGGACGCGGTATGCGATTATCTGCCGTCGCCGTTGGACATCCCGCCCCAAGAGGCCATCAACCCTAAGACCGGCGAAACGGTCATTCGTCGCGCCGACCCGAAGGAGCCCTTCGCCGCCCTGGTGTTCAAGGTCATCACCGACCCGACGGGCATGGGCAAACTTTCGTTCTTCCGCGTCTACAGCGGCAGGGTCAACCAGGGCGATACGGTGCTGAACTCGACGAAGGGGAAGACCGAGCGCATGGCGCGCCTATATCAGATGCACGCGAATAAACGCGAGCCGATCACGGAAGTGACTGCCGGCAACATCGGCGTGTCGCAGGGGCTGAAAGAGGCGATTACCGGCGACACCTTGTGCGATCCGAACAATCCGGTGTTGCTCGAGGCGATCTCCTTCCCGGAGCCGGTGGTGAAATTGGCGATCGAGCCGAAGACCGTCGCCGACCAGGATCGGCTGAGCAAAGCGCTCAAGGCGTTGAGCGATGAGGACCCCACGTTGCACGTGGCGACCGACGAGGAGACCGGACAAACCACGCTGGCGGGCATGGGTGAGCTGCACCTGGAGGTGATCGTGGATCGCATGAAGCGCGAATACAACGTGGACGTGCGCGTGGGTCGCCCCATGGTGGCCTATCGCGAGACGATTACGCGCCCGGCCAAGCAGCGCACCGTGTTCAAGCGCCAGTCGGGGGGGAAAGGCCAGTATGGTGATGTCGCCATTGAGATCGAGCCAAGCGAAAAGGGGAAGGGCTTTATCTTCCTGAATGAGATCGTCGGCGGCGCGATTCCTAAGGAATACATCCCGGCTGTGGAGCGCGGCATCCGCGAGGCGCTGGAGTCGGGCGTCATCGCCGGCTACCCGGTAGTTGACGTGACCGTGCATCTCGTAGATGGTTCGTTCCACGAAGTAGACTCATCGGAGATGGCCTTCAAGATCGCCGGCTCAATGGCGATCAAGGAAGCCGTGCAAAAGGCCGGCGGCGTTATCCTTGAGCCGATGATGCGTGTTGAAGTGGTCGTGCCCGATGAGTTCACCGGCACGGTTGTGGGCGATTTGAATGCGCGCCGCGGCCTGATCAACGCGATCGAACAGCGCGGCAACGCGCAGGCGATTCGCGCGCACGTCCCGCTGGCCGAGATGTTCGGCTATGCGACCGACCTGCGCGGCATGACCCAGGGGCGTGGGCAGTTTGTGATGGAGTTCGATCACTATGCCGAGCTGCCCAAGAACTTGGCCGACGAGTTGATTCACGGCAAAGCAACGAGCAAGGATGGGAAGAAGTGA
- a CDS encoding hypothetical protein (possible pseudo, frameshifted), whose product MGDTVEIVGLRETRSTVVTGLEMFHKVLDVAEAGDNCGVLLRGIERDDVERGMVLAKPGSDQAARASLRRRCMC is encoded by the coding sequence GTGGGGGACACGGTGGAGATCGTGGGGCTGCGGGAGACGCGGAGCACGGTGGTGACTGGGTTGGAGATGTTCCACAAGGTGCTGGACGTGGCGGAAGCGGGGGACAACTGCGGGGTGTTGCTGCGCGGGATCGAGCGGGACGATGTGGAGCGGGGGATGGTGCTGGCGAAGCCTGGGAGCGATCAAGCCGCACGAGCGAGTTTGAGGCGCAGGTGTATGTGTTGA
- a CDS encoding hypothetical protein (possible pseudo, frameshifted): MYVLRKDEGGRHKSFFSGYRPQFYIRTMDVTGEVQLPEGVEMVMPGDNVTMRVKLIAPVALEQGSRFAIREGGLTVGAGTITKVFD; encoded by the coding sequence GTGTATGTGTTGAGGAAGGATGAGGGGGGGCGGCACAAGTCGTTTTTCAGCGGGTATCGGCCGCAGTTTTACATTCGGACGATGGACGTGACAGGGGAAGTGCAGTTGCCGGAGGGGGTGGAGATGGTGATGCCTGGGGACAACGTGACGATGCGGGTGAAGCTGATTGCGCCGGTGGCGCTGGAGCAAGGGTCGCGGTTTGCGATCCGTGAAGGGGGGTTGACGGTGGGGGCCGGCACGATCACGAAGGTGTTTGATTAG
- the rpsG gene encoding 30S ribosomal protein S7, with amino-acid sequence MPRRNSPPKRVVPPDIKYGSERVQRLINRTMMRGKKSTAQRIVYTSFAIVEERAKKPAIQVFEEAIKNLLPAVEVKPRRVGGATLQVPVEVNPYRQESLAMRWLIHAARERPGKSMAEKLAAELLDAANNTGNAVKRREETHKAAEANRAFAHFRW; translated from the coding sequence ATGCCAAGACGAAATTCACCTCCGAAGCGAGTCGTGCCGCCGGACATCAAGTATGGCAGCGAGCGTGTGCAGCGGCTGATCAACCGAACCATGATGCGCGGCAAGAAGAGCACGGCGCAGCGCATTGTCTACACCAGCTTCGCGATCGTCGAGGAGCGCGCCAAGAAGCCGGCCATTCAGGTCTTCGAGGAGGCCATCAAAAACCTGTTGCCCGCCGTTGAGGTGAAGCCGCGGCGCGTGGGCGGCGCGACCTTGCAAGTGCCGGTGGAGGTCAACCCTTACAGGCAGGAGAGCTTGGCCATGCGCTGGTTAATCCATGCCGCGCGCGAGCGGCCGGGCAAGTCTATGGCCGAGAAGCTGGCAGCCGAGTTGTTGGATGCGGCCAACAACACCGGTAATGCGGTTAAGCGGCGTGAGGAAACACACAAAGCGGCGGAAGCCAACCGCGCTTTTGCGCACTTCCGTTGGTGA
- the rpsL gene encoding 30S ribosomal protein S12, producing the protein MPTINQLVRKGRKPKRSQSKAPQLQFTTNSLKGGKRTIQPKGAPQKRGVCTVVRTQTPKKPNSALRKVARVRLSNGAEVTAYIPGEGHKLQEHSVVLVRGGRVKDLPGVRYHIVRGALDAEGVEKRAQGRSKYGAKRPKAGATTAAGKGGKK; encoded by the coding sequence ATGCCGACGATCAACCAACTGGTCCGCAAGGGCCGCAAACCGAAGCGCTCTCAAAGCAAGGCGCCCCAGTTGCAGTTTACGACGAACTCGCTGAAGGGCGGTAAGCGGACGATTCAGCCGAAGGGCGCGCCGCAAAAGCGCGGCGTGTGTACTGTGGTGCGTACGCAAACGCCCAAGAAGCCGAATTCGGCGTTGCGCAAGGTTGCGCGCGTGCGCCTGAGTAACGGCGCGGAAGTGACGGCTTACATTCCGGGTGAGGGCCACAAACTGCAAGAGCACTCCGTGGTGCTCGTGCGCGGCGGCCGCGTGAAGGACTTGCCGGGCGTGCGCTACCACATCGTGCGCGGGGCACTCGACGCGGAAGGTGTCGAAAAGCGGGCGCAGGGGCGCTCGAAGTATGGCGCCAAGCGGCCCAAGGCCGGCGCGACGACCGCAGCCGGTAAAGGCGGCAAGAAGTAA